A region of Malaciobacter marinus DNA encodes the following proteins:
- a CDS encoding type VI secretion system-associated FHA domain protein yields MKLILDIVKHPQEKLLKRNFQFNKTGGVVGRSDDIDNKLADTKNIISSNHFLIHFENNQYFIEDTSTNGTFLKNPFSKLVKNEPVKINDLDIFIVGEYELQARFTTLDYSNTQEKFNENKLIPDDFLIDDELKNLSMEEETYSSSVLDILKEETTSNTIVETIYEEEQKVSKDILDDHIDVDTYIKDEKVEKIFNKEIASVEDELQILGKNLGIEFDSLSKKERENVLNEISDIVINSLEGLKNSLSIKEKITKDLNIQENIKMKNPINMGLLALNVIDINDTEKVSLSEAVSKSFKELDTHNVALHRTSKNLINITASKFSPKNLEYYFESNNEINSLLPKKSQLWNSYSKMLNKIDENPNHGQELIMNDFINEYKNILYTIKLTSL; encoded by the coding sequence ATGAAATTAATCCTTGATATAGTTAAGCATCCTCAAGAAAAATTATTAAAAAGAAATTTTCAATTTAATAAAACTGGTGGAGTAGTTGGAAGATCTGATGATATTGATAATAAACTAGCTGATACTAAAAATATTATTTCAAGTAATCATTTTTTAATACATTTTGAAAATAATCAATACTTCATTGAAGATACAAGTACAAATGGTACTTTTTTAAAAAATCCATTTTCAAAACTAGTGAAAAATGAACCTGTAAAAATAAATGATTTAGATATTTTTATAGTAGGAGAGTATGAACTTCAAGCAAGATTTACAACACTTGATTACTCTAATACACAAGAAAAGTTTAATGAAAACAAATTGATTCCAGATGATTTTTTAATTGATGATGAATTAAAAAATTTATCAATGGAAGAAGAAACTTATTCTTCTAGTGTTTTAGATATATTAAAAGAAGAAACAACTTCAAATACAATTGTTGAAACTATTTATGAAGAAGAACAAAAAGTTAGTAAAGATATTTTAGATGATCATATTGATGTTGATACATATATTAAAGATGAAAAAGTAGAAAAGATTTTTAATAAAGAGATTGCTAGTGTTGAAGATGAGTTACAAATATTAGGAAAAAATTTAGGAATTGAATTTGATAGTTTATCAAAAAAAGAGAGGGAAAATGTCTTAAATGAAATCTCAGATATTGTAATAAATTCATTAGAGGGCTTAAAAAACTCTTTATCTATAAAAGAAAAAATTACTAAAGATTTGAATATTCAAGAAAATATTAAAATGAAAAATCCAATAAATATGGGATTACTAGCTTTAAATGTAATTGATATAAACGATACTGAAAAAGTTAGCTTATCAGAAGCTGTATCAAAGTCTTTTAAAGAATTAGATACTCATAATGTAGCATTACACAGAACTAGTAAAAATCTAATTAATATCACTGCTTCAAAATTTTCACCAAAAAATTTAGAATATTATTTTGAAAGTAATAATGAAATAAATAGTTTATTACCTAAGAAATCACAACTTTGGAATTCTTATTCAAAAATGCTTAATAAAATCGATGAAAATCCAAACCATGGACAAGAGTTAATTATGAATGATTTTATAAATGAGTACAAAAATATTTTGTATACAATAAAACTCACATCACTATAA
- the tssJ gene encoding type VI secretion system lipoprotein TssJ: MKLKLIILTLAIFILNGCSTKPTHLELVVTSSKDLNQDLDDISSPLMLTFYELKSAEKFIKYDYWSLLERSGRKLGDDLISQTKQVITPQQEQTYKISFNEKTKFLGVIGNFRKLNKNKQWKYVINLEKDEYNYIELKVKNFKLERVD, encoded by the coding sequence ATGAAACTAAAATTAATTATTTTAACTTTAGCAATATTTATTTTAAATGGGTGTTCTACTAAACCAACACATTTAGAATTAGTTGTTACTTCTTCAAAAGATTTAAATCAAGATTTGGATGATATCTCATCTCCTTTAATGCTTACTTTTTATGAATTGAAATCAGCAGAAAAGTTTATAAAGTATGATTATTGGAGTCTTTTAGAAAGATCTGGTAGAAAATTAGGAGATGATTTGATTTCACAAACAAAGCAAGTAATAACTCCCCAACAAGAACAAACATATAAAATCTCTTTTAATGAAAAGACAAAATTTTTAGGTGTAATTGGGAACTTTAGAAAACTAAATAAAAATAAACAATGGAAATATGTTATTAATTTAGAAAAAGATGAATATAACTATATAGAGTTAAAAGTAAAAAATTTTAAGCTAGAAAGAGTAGATTAA
- the tssK gene encoding type VI secretion system baseplate subunit TssK — translation MENKIVWKEGLFIRPQHFQQNDRHYSHELRTRTIESRANNWGFFNLDIDKTLLNTGKLLIKSASGILPDGTLFELSSQNENDLIIEVKASDVGKFIYLTLPLYIENSDEIHFEEQETLLTRYKSKLIKDIPNINAGENSSSDILIAKYNFKLQFEEDINQGLLKLKVAKIGNVSATQSVSLESSFEPTFLHLNSCESLLSKIKELSSMLNYRAEKLAEKISDTTLQSTELGHYLMLQLLNKAYARISYYLSQEKTHPDELFLELSSLSSELAVFMNKTRRDIEIINYNHYEQHNCFLTLLQKLKGMLSMVLEQNSISLNIEQKKYGIYIAALNDKKILNDSTFIFAVSASISTDKLKEILTTGLKIGTIETIKNLVNFHLVGFKLKALNTAPKEIPYKTNHLYFKIELTQENKKELAKSAGFAFHLSTQVDDISYALWAIKE, via the coding sequence ATGGAAAATAAAATAGTATGGAAAGAGGGTCTTTTTATAAGACCTCAACATTTTCAACAAAATGATAGGCACTATAGCCATGAGCTAAGAACTAGAACTATTGAAAGTAGAGCAAATAATTGGGGCTTTTTTAATCTAGATATAGATAAAACCCTTTTAAATACAGGTAAGTTATTAATTAAAAGTGCTAGTGGAATTTTACCTGATGGTACACTTTTTGAACTATCTTCTCAAAATGAAAATGATTTAATTATTGAAGTAAAAGCTTCAGATGTTGGTAAATTTATATATTTAACTTTACCTTTATATATTGAAAATAGTGATGAAATACATTTTGAAGAACAAGAAACTCTTTTAACAAGATATAAATCAAAACTAATCAAAGATATTCCAAATATTAATGCAGGAGAAAATAGTTCAAGTGATATATTGATTGCAAAATATAATTTTAAACTTCAATTTGAAGAAGATATTAATCAAGGTCTATTGAAACTTAAAGTTGCAAAAATCGGGAATGTTAGTGCAACACAAAGTGTTAGTCTAGAATCAAGCTTTGAACCTACTTTTTTACATTTAAATTCATGCGAGTCTTTATTGTCAAAAATAAAAGAGTTATCAAGTATGTTAAATTATAGAGCAGAAAAACTTGCGGAGAAAATAAGTGATACAACACTGCAATCAACGGAATTAGGACATTATCTAATGTTACAGCTATTAAATAAAGCATATGCAAGAATATCATATTATTTATCTCAAGAAAAAACTCATCCTGATGAACTTTTTTTAGAACTATCATCATTAAGCTCAGAATTAGCAGTATTTATGAATAAAACTAGAAGAGATATCGAAATAATAAATTACAATCATTATGAACAACATAATTGCTTTTTAACTTTGTTGCAAAAATTAAAAGGAATGCTTAGCATGGTTCTTGAGCAAAATAGTATTTCTTTAAATATTGAACAGAAGAAATATGGCATATATATAGCTGCTTTAAATGATAAGAAAATTTTAAATGATTCAACTTTTATTTTTGCAGTAAGTGCAAGTATCTCAACAGATAAACTAAAAGAAATCTTAACAACAGGTCTTAAAATAGGAACAATTGAAACTATTAAAAATCTTGTAAACTTTCATTTGGTTGGATTTAAGTTAAAAGCATTAAATACTGCACCAAAAGAGATACCTTACAAAACAAATCATCTTTATTTTAAAATTGAATTAACACAAGAAAATAAAAAAGAGTTAGCAAAGTCAGCTGGATTTGCATTTCATTTATCTACGCAAGTTGATGATATTTCATATGCTTTATGGGCAATTAAAGAGTAA
- the icmH gene encoding type IVB secretion system protein IcmH/DotU has product MSNKTILVTAEDNGGYITNYTATDVEKTYTKLKNKASYFKRNRSFNINDFEISFNPFISASIPIFNYIYSLDDSTDYLEINKVRENFVDKINHFNDKANEFEIIETEILVTRYILCTFVDEIVNSTHFGKQHDWANNSLLSLFHNETYGGENFFHLLDKFLKTPAKYIHILELMYVCLALGFEGKYRVMNKGKIELNILKESLFKQIMIVQGREPLSFYTKQEASKQKFRLFDKLSYPLLILIIFTLLTIIYTTLSFSLNSQNNDFMNILQEDIKQINFIDTKDLK; this is encoded by the coding sequence ATGAGTAATAAGACTATATTAGTTACAGCAGAAGATAATGGTGGTTATATAACAAACTATACTGCTACAGATGTAGAAAAAACATATACTAAACTAAAAAATAAAGCTAGTTATTTTAAAAGAAATAGAAGTTTTAATATTAATGATTTTGAAATTAGTTTTAATCCTTTTATTAGTGCATCTATTCCTATTTTTAATTATATTTATAGCTTAGATGATTCAACTGATTATTTAGAAATAAATAAAGTAAGAGAAAACTTTGTAGATAAAATCAATCATTTTAATGATAAAGCAAATGAATTTGAAATCATTGAAACAGAGATTTTAGTTACAAGATATATATTATGTACTTTTGTTGATGAAATAGTAAATTCTACTCATTTTGGTAAACAACATGATTGGGCAAATAATAGTTTATTAAGTTTATTTCATAATGAAACATATGGAGGAGAGAACTTTTTTCATCTTTTAGATAAATTCTTAAAAACCCCTGCAAAATATATTCATATTCTTGAATTAATGTATGTTTGCTTAGCATTGGGATTTGAGGGTAAATACAGAGTAATGAATAAAGGGAAAATTGAACTAAATATATTAAAAGAGAGTCTTTTTAAGCAAATAATGATAGTGCAAGGAAGAGAACCTCTCTCTTTTTATACAAAACAAGAGGCCTCAAAACAAAAATTTAGACTTTTTGATAAGCTTTCTTATCCTTTATTAATCTTAATAATTTTTACACTATTAACTATTATATATACCACATTATCTTTTAGTTTAAATTCACAAAATAATGATTTTATGAATATATTACAAGAAGATATTAAACAGATAAATTTTATAGATACTAAGGATTTGAAATAA